The Acidobacteriota bacterium sequence CCTCTCTCATGTCCTGGTCAGCCCCGATGAACTGGAAACCACGTTTGGTCGCAGCTTTTACTACATTGCCCCAGGTGAGTTTATGGATTTGGAGGACCGTGCCGGCAAACTCCATCGTGTTGAAACCAGTAAACTGCGAATTGATCTGGCTGATATTCCCTTCATCCGGCTCCGGGGGCTGGTTGAAGGGTGGAAAACTGGCGTTCAGGGGAATCATTCCAGCCTGGTAGATCAAGGACAGGAAAATTTAAACCTGCTTGAATCGGCCAACGATCTGGTCATTGATTTGAAAAAAAGGACAGTCCAGGTGGGAAGGCATACCGTAAAATTAACCGAACGTGAGTTTTTTGGGTATTTGCTGTTTCTCCGAAAATATTGTGCCGGGCAAGCTTCCATCCGGTTGGAGGACATGACACCTGAGTATCTCGAATCAACACGCGAGCACTGGGAAACAATTTTGGGGAAAAGCGAAGGTGAAATTTCCATTGATCTGTTTTCTTCGCGGTTCAATGATTTTTTCAAAATGTTGCTTTCTGAAAGCAAAAGCACCAGTCTCAGCGCCAAAGAATCGTACCGAAATTCGTTCATTGAAATGCTGTCCAAAATCAAAAGACAGTTTTTGAAGAAAGGGATTCCTGACCGATATTTGTTCATTGCCGACCACACCACCTCTACCGCTCGTGAATACAAAATTGGGATTTCCCTGGACCAGATTATTGTGTTTCCGGCAGGTGTTTCCTTGCTGGACCGATAAAGGGGTTGTTGTGTGAAGGGACAAATTGGACGAAGGAAACCCAAGGGACAAAAAAGGCAGAGTACCCTTTGGGGATTGGTATTCAAAAGGGGGTGGAAAGACACTTTCACAGAAGCATTACAGGTGAATTAAAGTATTGATAGGCATAAGTTTAATCAATAGAATGATTTTAAAAAATTATTGACTTTCCGCTTCCATCAGGGTACTGTGACCAGGTCACACACTCGCTTTTCGGGCTAACCTCAAAATTCCTCAAAATGGCCCAGGTTAGCCCAAACCTGTAACTCTAACTCAATCAACCAGTTTCCTTGAAAATTGAGGATTTTGAACCAGTCGAAACCCCGCCAGGAAAACCTGCGGAAGGCAGGTTAGCCGAACGGGTAGTTTAAGTAGTAGTTTTTAAAGGGGTTAAGACTGCCAGAGTCCTGAACACCTTTAGACCTGGCCGGGGATTGAAACGGCAGGGTCATTCTGCTCTGAGGAATATCCCCAGACCGGAAGGTCCTGAACACCTTTAGACCTGGCCGGGGATTGAAACTCGGTGGCGTCGTGAACCAGGCGGTAAAGTCTGAAACCAGGTCCTGAACACCTTTAGACCTGGCCGGGGATTGAAACGTCGACGGAGCCGACGGACAGAACGAAGTTGACGGACTGTCCTGAACACCTTTAGACCTGGCCGGG is a genomic window containing:
- a CDS encoding TIGR02584 family CRISPR-associated protein; the encoded protein is MKHILLCVAGLTPQIVTETLYALTQQRGEPVDEIRIITTLDGRDRVMSTLLTNPAQQEGKFFDFCRDFGIAPERIAFSESHITLLQAADKTHLTDIRSLEDNESAANQICEVVRELTKDASTQLHASAAGGRKTLSIYLTAAMQLFGRQQDRLSHVLVSPDELETTFGRSFYYIAPGEFMDLEDRAGKLHRVETSKLRIDLADIPFIRLRGLVEGWKTGVQGNHSSLVDQGQENLNLLESANDLVIDLKKRTVQVGRHTVKLTEREFFGYLLFLRKYCAGQASIRLEDMTPEYLESTREHWETILGKSEGEISIDLFSSRFNDFFKMLLSESKSTSLSAKESYRNSFIEMLSKIKRQFLKKGIPDRYLFIADHTTSTAREYKIGISLDQIIVFPAGVSLLDR